One Paraburkholderia dioscoreae DNA segment encodes these proteins:
- a CDS encoding adenylosuccinate synthase, translated as MSASAVNVNPGRNVVVVGTQWGDEGKGKIVDWLTDHAQGVVRFQGGHNAGHTLIIGGKKTILRLIPSGIMHPGVACYIGNGVVLSPEALFKEIGELEAAGIDVQNRLFISEATTLILPYHIAIDQGREARRGAGKIGTTGRGIGPAYEDKVARRGLRVQDLFEPETFAERLRENLDYHNFVLTQYLGVAAVDFQQTLDTMLSYADRLKPMVTDVSRRLYDVNAAGSNLLFEGAQGTLLDIDHGTYPFVTSSNCVAGAATAGAGVGPQKLNYILGITKAYCTRVGSGPFPSELYDADNAARQEAIGLELATVGKEFGSVTGRPRRTGWLDAAALRRSIQINGVSGLCMTKLDVLDGLDEVKLCVGYTVDGKQVDLLPRGASEVARCEPVYETFAGWKESTVGIKEWDKLPANARAYLSRVQEVAGIPIDMVSTGPDRDETILLRHPFKV; from the coding sequence ATGTCTGCCAGCGCAGTGAATGTGAACCCCGGGCGTAACGTCGTCGTCGTGGGAACCCAATGGGGTGATGAAGGCAAGGGCAAGATCGTCGACTGGCTGACGGACCACGCTCAAGGCGTCGTTCGCTTCCAGGGCGGTCACAATGCCGGCCACACGCTTATCATCGGCGGCAAGAAAACCATCTTGCGCCTGATTCCGTCGGGCATCATGCATCCCGGCGTCGCGTGCTACATCGGCAATGGCGTCGTGTTGTCGCCGGAAGCGCTGTTCAAGGAAATCGGCGAGCTCGAAGCCGCCGGGATCGATGTCCAGAATCGCCTCTTCATTTCCGAAGCCACCACGCTGATCCTGCCGTATCACATCGCCATCGACCAGGGCCGCGAAGCGCGCCGTGGCGCGGGCAAGATCGGCACGACCGGCCGCGGCATCGGCCCGGCTTACGAAGACAAGGTGGCACGCCGCGGTTTGCGCGTGCAGGATCTGTTCGAGCCCGAGACTTTTGCCGAACGTCTGCGTGAAAACCTCGACTATCACAACTTCGTGTTGACGCAATATCTGGGCGTCGCCGCGGTCGACTTCCAGCAAACGCTCGACACGATGCTCAGCTATGCCGACCGTCTGAAGCCGATGGTGACCGACGTGTCGCGCCGTCTGTACGACGTCAACGCGGCCGGCAGCAACCTGCTGTTCGAAGGCGCGCAAGGCACGCTGCTCGACATCGACCACGGCACGTATCCGTTCGTCACATCGAGCAACTGCGTGGCCGGTGCGGCCACGGCAGGCGCGGGTGTCGGTCCGCAAAAGCTGAACTACATTCTCGGCATCACCAAGGCGTACTGCACGCGCGTCGGCTCGGGCCCGTTCCCGAGCGAACTGTACGACGCGGATAACGCCGCCCGTCAGGAAGCGATCGGCCTCGAACTGGCCACGGTCGGCAAGGAATTCGGCTCGGTCACCGGCCGTCCGCGCCGCACCGGCTGGCTCGACGCCGCTGCACTGCGCCGCTCGATCCAGATCAACGGCGTATCGGGTCTGTGCATGACCAAGCTCGACGTGCTCGACGGTCTGGACGAAGTGAAGCTGTGCGTCGGCTACACGGTGGACGGCAAGCAAGTCGACCTGCTGCCGCGTGGCGCGTCGGAAGTCGCGCGTTGCGAGCCGGTGTACGAAACCTTCGCGGGCTGGAAGGAAAGCACGGTTGGCATCAAGGAATGGGACAAGCTGCCGGCGAATGCGCGCGCGTATCTGTCGCGTGTGCAGGAGGTTGCGGGCATTCCGATCGACATGGTGTCGACCGGTCCGGATCGCGATGAGACCATCCTGCTTCGTCATCCGTTCAAGGTTTAA
- a CDS encoding phosphoribosyltransferase has translation MVQGVPMIAMKDPRNDDKNLWVGWDEYHRLIELLALQVHESGWKFDKILCLARGGLRVGDQLSRIYDLPLAILATSSYREAAGTEQGELDIAQYITMTRGELHGNVLLVDDLVDSGVTLARVQQHLKERYPAITAVRSAVLWYKGCSKVKPDYHVQYLPTNPWIHQPFEEWDTVRPHNLGAWIKRGTAQAQESSGA, from the coding sequence ATGGTGCAAGGTGTACCCATGATTGCGATGAAAGATCCGCGCAACGACGACAAGAACCTGTGGGTCGGCTGGGACGAGTATCACCGGTTGATCGAACTGCTGGCGTTGCAGGTGCACGAGTCGGGCTGGAAATTCGACAAGATCCTGTGCCTTGCGCGCGGCGGTTTGCGTGTCGGCGATCAGCTCTCGCGCATTTACGATCTGCCGCTGGCGATTCTTGCCACGAGTTCGTATCGTGAGGCGGCCGGCACGGAGCAGGGCGAACTCGACATCGCGCAATACATCACCATGACGCGCGGCGAGTTGCACGGCAATGTGCTGCTGGTCGACGACCTGGTCGATTCGGGCGTGACGCTCGCGCGTGTTCAGCAGCATCTGAAAGAACGTTATCCGGCGATCACCGCGGTGCGTTCGGCGGTGCTCTGGTACAAGGGCTGCTCGAAGGTGAAGCCCGACTACCACGTGCAGTATCTGCCCACCAATCCGTGGATCCATCAACCGTTCGAGGAATGGGACACGGTGCGTCCGCATAACCTCGGCGCGTGGATCAAGCGCGGCACGGCACAAGCGCAGGAGTCGTCGGGGGCGTGA
- a CDS encoding ATP phosphoribosyltransferase regulatory subunit, with amino-acid sequence MSTWLLPENIADVLPSEARKIEELRRHLLDRFRSYGYEMVMPPLLEYIESLLTGGGHDLNLRTFKLVDQLSGRTLGLRADITPQVARIDAHLLNRQGVTRLCYAGNVAHTRPRGLHATREQIQIGAEIYGHAGLEADLEIQQLMLDALRLAGLAKVRLDLCHAGVLAALIEAEPAAAELGQSLYDALAGKDVPRLVELTANLTPAIRDALRALPTLYGDASVLDEARARLPNMPAIARALDDLAFLASQVDGAEVMIDLADLRGYAYHSGVMFSAYVDGVPNAVARGGRYDHVGQAYGRARAATGFSLDLREVARISPVEARSSAILAPWQHDEALRVSVAALRDAGEVVIQALPGHEHDLDEFAFDRVLVERSGNWVVEPRA; translated from the coding sequence ATGTCGACCTGGTTACTTCCCGAGAATATTGCCGACGTGCTGCCGTCGGAAGCCCGCAAGATCGAAGAATTGCGGCGCCATCTGCTGGACCGTTTCCGTTCGTATGGCTACGAGATGGTCATGCCGCCGTTGCTCGAATATATCGAGTCGCTGCTCACCGGCGGCGGACACGATCTGAATCTGCGCACCTTCAAGCTCGTCGATCAGCTGTCCGGACGCACGCTCGGTCTGCGCGCGGACATTACGCCGCAGGTCGCGCGGATCGACGCACATTTGTTGAATCGCCAGGGCGTGACGCGTCTTTGCTACGCGGGCAACGTCGCGCATACGCGTCCGCGCGGCCTGCACGCCACGCGCGAGCAGATTCAGATCGGCGCGGAAATCTACGGCCACGCCGGCCTCGAAGCGGACCTGGAAATCCAGCAACTGATGCTCGACGCGCTGCGTCTGGCCGGCCTTGCGAAAGTGCGCCTCGATCTGTGCCATGCGGGCGTGCTCGCCGCGCTGATCGAAGCCGAACCGGCAGCGGCCGAACTCGGCCAGTCGCTCTACGACGCGCTCGCGGGCAAGGACGTGCCGCGCCTCGTCGAACTGACGGCCAACCTCACGCCGGCGATTCGCGACGCGTTGCGCGCGCTGCCCACGTTGTACGGCGACGCTTCAGTGCTCGACGAAGCCCGCGCACGCCTGCCCAATATGCCGGCCATTGCCCGCGCGCTCGACGACCTCGCGTTCCTCGCGAGCCAGGTGGACGGCGCCGAAGTCATGATCGATCTCGCCGATCTGCGCGGCTATGCGTACCACAGCGGCGTGATGTTCTCGGCGTATGTGGACGGCGTACCGAATGCGGTGGCGCGGGGCGGCCGTTACGACCACGTGGGTCAAGCGTATGGCCGCGCGCGGGCGGCAACCGGCTTTTCGCTCGATCTGCGCGAAGTGGCGCGGATTTCGCCGGTCGAAGCGCGCAGCAGCGCGATTCTCGCGCCGTGGCAGCACGACGAGGCATTGCGCGTGAGCGTGGCCGCGTTGCGCGATGCCGGCGAGGTGGTGATTCAGGCGCTGCCTGGCCACGAACACGATCTCGATGAATTCGCGTTCGACCGCGTGCTGGTCGAACGCAGCGGTAACTGGGTCGTCGAACCGCGCGCCTGA
- a CDS encoding DUF2065 domain-containing protein: MDIAGSLLLAIALMLIIEGMFPFVFPSAWRDTFRKIAERPPHQIRVGGLIVMVLGLILLFIVT, encoded by the coding sequence ATGGATATAGCCGGCTCGTTATTGCTCGCGATCGCGTTGATGCTGATTATTGAAGGGATGTTTCCCTTCGTTTTTCCGAGCGCCTGGCGCGACACGTTCCGTAAAATAGCGGAACGGCCGCCGCATCAGATTCGCGTGGGCGGCCTGATCGTGATGGTGCTCGGGCTGATCCTGCTGTTTATCGTGACCTGA